A portion of the Homalodisca vitripennis isolate AUS2020 chromosome 2, UT_GWSS_2.1, whole genome shotgun sequence genome contains these proteins:
- the LOC124354209 gene encoding rutC family protein UK114-like, whose translation MCNKLYVFYSGFILFSTNFVSEINAGVTSVSESFENVDIFHRLQIYSENAPKPVGPYSQAIQFGRTVYVSAVLGMDKDTMKLVPGGAEAEAKQALENLSAILDQANTHFSNVVKTTVYLHDMNDFLAVNKQYKEYFRHPYPARTTLEVSKLPLGAKVAIEAIVGLGDSWSVAHASTTDATGTTEKSLEEIHM comes from the exons ATGTGTAACAAACTATATGTCTTTTATAGtggatttattttattctcaacGAATTTTGTAAGTGAAATCAATGCAGGTGTGACATCTGTCTCTGAATCGTTTGAAAATGTTGACATTTTTCACAGGCTGCAAATATATTCAGAAAACGCTCCAAAACCAGTTGGACCTTACAG TCAGGCGATCCAGTTTGGGCGGACGGTGTATGTCTCTGCTGTGTTGGGAATGGACAAGGACACCATGAAGCTGGTTCCTGGAGGAGCAGAGGCAGAAGCTAAGCAAGCCCTGGAGAATCTATCTGCTATACTTGACCAGGCTAATACTCACTTCTCTAATG TTGTGAAAACCACAGTGTACTTGCATGACATGAATGATTTCTTGGCTGTCAATAAACAGTATAAAGAAT ATTTTAGACACCCTTATCCTGCCAGGACCACTCTGGAGGTTTCCAAGCTTCCCTTG GGTGCTAAAGTAGCGATTGAAGCTATTGTTGGACTAG GCGATTCTTGGAGTGTCGCTCATGCCTCCACCACGGATGCAACAGGCACAACGGAGAAATCTTTGGAAGAAAtccatatgtaa